gtagaAATGGCAAAGAGACTTGTGACACCTTGAAGATTAcctctctggaaattgtagctcagaAGTTAGcctcattgtgttcagtgggacctactcccaggtaagtgggttctGGATTGCAGCCAGGGTGACCAAATGAAAAATAGTTCGGGGCTCCTACACCTTTAATTGCTGCGTAGAAAACCGAATTCCCTCTTCTAAAGgtaaggactctggggttgtagagctcatctcactttattggccgagggagccggcgaacagcttccggatcatgtggccagcatgactaagctgcttctagcgaaccagggcaatgcacggaaacaatgtttaccttcctgccggagcagcacctgtttatctacttgcactttgacgtgctttcaaactgctaggtgggcaggagctgggattgagcaatgggagctcaccccatcgcggggattcaaaccaccgaccttctgatcggcaagccctgggccctgtggtttaacctacagcaccaccctTCTCTCTTCTAaccaactattaaaggtgcagaagccCCGCCCTCTTTTTCACCTGACCCCACTAATTGCAGTCCTTAGAAAGCAATCCTATttctatttactcagaagtaagccccattgagcccTTAAATGCACcccttaaggcagtgtttttcaaccactgttccgtggcacactagtgtgccgcgagatgttgcctggtgtgccgtgggaaaaatttgtttatttgattcctattcaagagaattactttatatatagtcaatataggcacagagttaaattttttaacattttctaatggtggtgtgcctcatgatttttttcatgaaacaagtgtgcctttgcccaaaaaaggttgaaaaacactgccttaaggcATGGGAAGTCACTTCTGAGCAAACAGGCAGTCTTAGGCGATTATAATATTTTGATTGATTAGAAAAGGGGGCCCTTAATTAGGTGGctgcttttaaattttaatatCTATTTTAAATGCAGACACTTTCAAGTCTATAGGCGGCACAGGTCTCGAGGGCCTGATGGGGAGCTGGGGGGCCCATTAGGCTGGGGATGCCAGAACCCCCTATCTCTACTCTCTGACATTTCCAGAGGCTTCGACCCCACCTCTCCAAAGAACATCCCCCCCACCGGCACACCCCTCCCTCTACCAAGAGCCAATGGGCATAAGACAGATAGGTCCCGCCTCCTCTCGGATTACAGGAGATGGCTGTCACTCATCTAGCACCAGATTCTCTTGCTCGGACGGGGAGGTAGGGGGATTGCGCGCGCGATCTTTGCCCGGGAGAGATCGAGCGGAGAGGCAGCTTTctgggtgttttctttttgcGAAGATGGCGGTAGATCTCGCTGACTGGGAGGTATCCCTAGAACTCttggaggtggaggagaagccGGCGGTTCCTCTTTCGGTCAACTACGGGTCGGTGGAGATCGATGAGCTGGGCAAAGTCCTCACTCCCACCCAGGTAATCCGCTCCTGTCCTGCCACAATCGCTTCCCGTGCAGAGAAATTGCACCCCCCACAAAATGCAATACGCTTCCTAACCTTTAGACAATGGTTACAATTGCCCTGCCTTCGCCCTACAACGCGAAAAGCGGCGCCTGCTTTTTTTTGGCATGCGTCCGTCTCTCCTTGGGTCGAGATCACCCAAGAAAACGTCTGCTAGGTGCAGTGGGacctttccctttgcagaaaataaaatatatcctGCGTTTGCAACCACGCGAGGAAGCAAGGCCTTCCTCGTCTAGCGCCAGTGATCCGCTGCAAGcagacaaaaattaaaaattaaaagcgtCTTGCTTTCGAAAAGGCGCAGAGCGCTTTTTGCCTCCACCGAGGAATATGTGCACTTTAGGATGAGGGCAAAggaatcccaattggaagggtCTGTGTGCGTCAGTTCTGCAATTTATTTTAAGACAGTGAGTTTTTAAATTTGCCACCTGCTTCAGAGAAAGAGAGTTTCCTTTAGAATAGACAGGACGataatacttggggggggggttcccccaaaGGGGCGGAGGGGTTGTGCCAAAAATGCAACCATTGAGAATATGGCATCTGGCTGAAATAGGACGAGGAGGGAGGCTGGGATTTGCAAGCGGCCTGCACAGGTCTGGCCTGCCCCGCCTCCTCCGATGCCAGGCTGCTGGCGGAGCCCCTGGAGCGCGTGCCGGGACTGGCCTGGAGCAAAGGGGGAGGAGCGCGCGGGCGGCCGCTGCCGGAGCAGAGCAATGCCTGCCCGCCGCTCTTTGCACCCTCCGGGAGAGGCGTCACTGGCAACGGTacggagctgctgctgctttgcagcTAAGTTGATTGCGGACCCgaagaaggtcccaagttcgaATCCCTCCTATCTtctggtggggctgggagagcaCCCTGCCTGCAACCGtagagaacagctgccagtcagtgcaggcaaaccTGAGAAAGATGGGCTCACGGCCAGActcgtataaggcagctttctatgtttttattttattttattttatgctttattaattttacaaaaaaatcgACAAAAATAATCCAAAATCAATACATATTaccaaggaaaaaaaatggattcaTACGTAACAGATTCCATTatgactttcattttttttttataagattttattattttccaataagacaaagaaaaaacagaatacaacatcaacacaaaacataataaacaataagcataatcaacataaaaacaataacaacaataaaagcatgaaaagaacatatacaaaccttatccactatctatctttatacatttcttgtttttaacttctctgtttggggacttcccccgttccctcccctgtcttcaaaaaacgaatacttcttcaaggtagctttatatattgttcaattaacatttgcccaaattttaatatacttagcttttacttagtcaaatatcttaataactatgtatcttatcttggcgacctatcttcacatattttgacacatacatctttcacataacaaaaattcctcttaccatttatatctaacacatatctaccaaagccgatattctgtctaattctgctcaaatactcagtttaactgatttaactaaatagtctttaaattttttccactcctgtgacaccttcccctccctctggtcccggactctggcggtcagttctgcgagttccatatattccatcatcttcatctgccattcctccaccgttggtatctcttcacctttccatgttcttgccaatagaattctagctgctgttgtggcatacatgaaaaacactctatcctgactgggtatctcttcattggttatgctcagaagaaatgcctctggtttcttacaaaaggtaactttcattaccttcttgagctcattataaatcttgtcccagaaagcacttaccgctgggcacaaccaccacatatgaaaaaaggtacctttcgcatgtttacatttccaacatacatctgacattttggtattcatcttagcaatcttaactggtgtcaaataccatctataaaccattttcattatgttttctcttaaaccatgacaagcagtaaatttgatacctttctgccacaatctctcccagtcatccatcataatattgtgtcctacatcttttgcccattcTATCATTggcgatttaaccaattcatcttttgtatgccactctagcaaaagattatacattttggaaaggtttttaaagtttgattctatcagttctgtttccagttttgatttttctacttgaaaaccaacttttttgtccattttaaatatttcataaacctgatgataatgcagccagtcggggacctgactttttacttggtcatagctttttagcttaaaagagtccccttcctgctgcaatatgtccatatatcttaaccagtttgcagacatattcggtctcttatatgccttggcctccactggagagatccatctaggagtctttctctcaagcaggtctttgtatctagtccaaacctgatatagggattttctaactatatgagacttaaaagttctgtggattttaaccttgtcataccaaaggtatgcatgccaaccaaacatgttgtcatgtccctccaagtccaacacatcaacgttctctaatttaaaccaatcctttaaccagcaaaaggccgcagcttcaaaataaagccttaagtccggcagggcaaagcctcctctctctttagagtctgttaaaatcttaaattttattcttggctttttgccctgccatataaatttcgataggtccttttgccatttcttaaaacagtctagtttgtccaaaattggtatggcttggaataaaaacagcatccttggtaggacattcattttaaccactgctattcttcccattaacgacagtttaagtcttgtccagatctccatatctttttttatctccatccacaatttttcgtaattatccttatacaggttcaggttcttgtttgtgagattgatacctagatattttacagatttaacaaaattgaggcctgtggcttcttgtattctttggatctgttctgcactcaaatttttacctaaaaccttggttttctgcttatttagtttaaagccagctacaagtccaaattgttcgattaattccaaggctctggggacactgctttctggttcttgcagggataacatcaaatcgtctgcgaaggcgcgtaatttgtattccttctctcccactttaattccttttgtctgtttatctttccgaatcatatttagaaggacttccaggaccgtaataaaaagtaaaggggagatagggcacccttgtcttgttcctttctctacttcgatctcctccgatatcacactgtttacaatgacttttgctctttgttctgtataaatggccttaatgccatttaaaaaattttctccaactcccatcttttccaaattctttttcataaatgtccaagatactttatcaaaagctttctctgcatcaacaaacaatagtgccgcatctgtatttatgtctctctccagtttttctaaaatgtccacaataattctcgtattattgcttatttgtcttcctggcaagaaacctgcttggtctctatgtatatagtctttcaacactcttttcaaccttgtagccaaaacatttgcgaaaattttataatccacattcaaaagggaaattggacgataatttttcattagagtcttatctgtatctggttttggaatcagtgtgataaaggcttctttccacgtctctggtgccctatctccttctagtattttgttgcaaacttctcttaacggctgcgatagccaatctttcagtgtcttataatattttgctgttagtccatccggtcctggagccttccccaattgcatattgtttattgcgtCTTCTATTTCTtgcgtcgatattgggtggttgagagttattaatttttcctctgggactttttgcaatccattcttttccagaaatcggtctatttctacttcatctatcttctcctccttgtacagttgcttgtaaaatctctgaaaacaccatctgatttcctccggtttctctacgttttttccatttactaccaatttgctgatgacatttgccttttgtcttttctttaattgccaagctagtagttttccacatttattagcagattcaaatgttctttgtttcatcattttcactttccattcaatatcttgattcataatattcgcatattgggattgcaagtatttgatttctttttggattttgacacatctggggtgtcctcttaattccttttccttttctttgattgattttaacaatctctccatttctgcactttgttgtttcttcttttttgccttttcactaatgaggaatcctctcattaccgctttacttgcatcccaggcaatccttttctccacttctgaagtccaattaatttgaaaatattctttcatctttttcgccgctctttctactagcttggtatctctcatcaatgcgtcatccattctccatctaaaagagtccttggaaatcatttttaggttcacctgtaccggattatggtctgaaagcgttttagggccgatttctgccttttgtaattttggagccaattcattcgagatccagatgtagtctatcctcgaccatgactgctgggattcgctgaaatacgttgcctctgtttctgtgggattttttaatctccaagagtccaccaaattcaagttgtccaccatttcaaagaaagtctttgggagtttcccatcatttgttaattttgttctttgagatctgtccattaatgtggaaactgccccattgaaatctccaaggcaaactaccttatagtccaaataatccagcagcaagtcatgtatttttttgtagaaaatcgactttccatcatttggtgcataaagtcccagaatcaaaattttttcgccttgtacgttaatttcaattgcgatgtatctcccttcttcatctttaaatagctgtcttgggctatatttctcctttgcataaatcactactcctctcttcttgaccttgtccgatgatatgaactcttggcctaattttttgttctgtagtaatcttctgtgacgccggactatgtgggtttcctgtaagcatattatatccaaattcttcttttctatgctataaaacactttgcgtctctttggtctctgatttaatccccgaacattccaagtcattaacttgagcgccatttctttgtttattcctctcctccagttgcctgtcctttcttgtcttgttctggatcttggcttggtcctggtagtcccggcggtggtgggaatacttctggaaacttgtagagctgtgctgggtccaatggagttcctttgaagaattccagatgcttgtccagaaacttttgcttttccgccaaggaccttattcttatctttttcccttcaaacgtaaatgccaggccttctggaaattcccaactgaaggagatttttcttcttcttagctccgtcaccaggtcgttataaggagctcttttatctaaaaagaatctggggatgtccttataaaaaattactttgttctgctgtaccaccaggttgtttctgtagtgcaaATCCaggaaatagtctctgtcgtgtctatcatgcagcacaatcaaacagtcactgactgttttagtgcttttctttcctctggagcctcttggtccaaatctgaaggccttcactatgcgtgctgagacgtttacctcttctaactcccaaaaagttgaaaatagttccacgatataggcttttaggtcttccccctccaattctggaagaccccttagacggatgtttccttctctctggtgtagttgcagaaaggcaagagactcttccacagttctctgtcgtgttccaatattttctatctgctccaaatctaaattgtccaatttttcctccaccttttttattttttctctgaccactttaatctcctcagagtccttttttaacgtagtcacctcctgcccaattttattaatttcttctctgttctttcttacattttcctcaatttggccaattgatttttctaaagtctgggtggaggttttaatgtcagccttaatatccacttggagtttttctattgcagagttaactgttgtattcactgatgcaccaatagtgttcaccgattcttgtgtttgcttcaacccttcggtgacacttttcaaacctgctgcaatttctgccacacttgcaaccaatttctccatttgttcctgtagagttaaggaaacagagcctttccttttttcagagccagttcctttagatctagtttccattccctgtgggctctgcagctgtaatctcaaggtcactccagttgctgtagtaactatctcagacattcacagcagaagaccaacagtcccaaaagtaaacaccaggtggcctgcagctagcttctgagaacaaagaggctgctgagccaggaatccacaacagtccagtaatccaacttttaggcaaagagttcagatttttcaaaagttataagttccttaaagccaagaagagtctattttgaatagcccaagtcagtatctgtttctcacttgcaatgtaaccaccaagtctataaaatagcttgtatctggctgcaaaagagtcaaagtatctccactggtaaacagtcactgtaacactggaacaccaacaaagaaaaaatggcaacaatatattgcagcccgctactgacccggaatcctagtccagagggggagcggtgtcttcttttgccatatcagctatttttaagtctttaaacaacctttaaacaacttttaagtagcttttaaaaagtttggcagagttcgcaaaactttcccgttagccgcggctttgatcttttagcgctaccaagctcgcgcaaacagttcaaagggaacaggcttccttttgaagtttcctctgcaagcagtgttctttaaacttgtaaaaataatccagtattttgacttacagagtttctttggaagtttctatgtaggaagtgccgggtgctcaggtctggcgggatcgctgctttgatcctccgcaggcagtcgcttcttcagtcccgtgctggggctccgctcgcccgatttccccccttatgagggtcaatcaggagcggagacagcacgtctgggacccacgaagccgtcggtccacgggatgctcttcccgtggctttaagggacccgtggcgcaggcacggagctccctatcgcctaacggaggacggagccgtcggactcccgtccgccattgactcggcaccaaaccggaagtcccagATTCCATTATGACTTTCAATCACCCCATTGTGGTTCCTAAGTTACACTTTCGACTGCGCACTTTCTGTTGTCTCTCCTAAATTGTCTCAATTGTAGTGGTTTTGTAAAATTTCCTACTGTCATGCAGAATTCAAatttttacagtgttcttttagttgtacagtggtacctcgggttacggacctgatccgttctggggtgccttttgcaccctgaaaagtccataaTCCGAGCAGCGATATCGTGCATGCGCgaactgtgcagaacgcttctgtgcatgcgctcgcggcgaaacctggaagtaaacacttccgggtttgctgcgtccGCAACACGAAAaaatgcaacccgcagctattgtaatccgaggtatgactgtactctgtATGTATCCCACCAGGACTGGTATTTTCTGACagcaaacacaggaagctgaagaagaaggaaggcagcttccaatgtttgcTGTCAGAAAACACCAGTCTTATGAATGAATACATATTCAATAATAGGTGGGCTGTCTCTGAATTCCCATAAATAAAATCCAGTCTTATCTCTCCTACTTTCCCTTTGGACTATGACAGTGGTGGGAACACATGATCTTCTGACTCCTATCAACCCTAGCTGACTCCTGTCAGTCCAATGACAGATTGCAGCTCTTAACAACTAATGGAGGGCTGCAGGATCCTCATCCCTAAACTAGGTGAATCCCAGCTGCAGGCTTGTGCAGGAAAACTGTATATAACTGTCCCGTgtggaattctgggagttgtagtttgttaagggtgctgagagtgaaGGCCCCTCccagttctcagagttccctgtgaagagcatttgatggttaaaccactgggaactgtagctctgggagcagAATAGGGGCCTCCTGGAATttctcagcacccctaacaaatacagttccctgattattattttttcggttggggggggagccattgcTGCTGGTGTCAGGTATTGTGTGAATGTGACTTTGGTTAAGGCATGGTTTGATTGACTGGATAATGGTGAGTGCGTTGTCTtcgtttttatatttttgaatagGTTCTAAAGCTCTTGCCGTTTTGTTTCTGGCAGGTCAAGAATCGCCCGACGAAGATTGACTGGGAGAACTGCAGTGCAGAAAAGCTCTACACTTTGGTCCTTACTGACCCTGATGCACCGAGCAGGAAAAACCCAAAGTTTAGGTGAGAGGGGCAGGATGTGAGATCCAGAATTTCCATGCCGGATTTGATCCAGAAGGCAAACCGGGATTTGCAGGAAagaagtgtgttgttgtttttaataatagaTGAAGATTTCTTACCTTTCAAGGTCAAATGAGGCAACTGATAGGTGATCTGGAGGTTGCAGGGGGTCTTCTCTTGGGGGTAAGGGAAAAGCAGACCTCACCTCTTTAGTAGACAAATCCCAACACTTGTTCCTGTAGGCAGAGGTGTCTGTGGCTGCGCCACAAAATCCATTCCGATGCCTGAcaaaggtcttttatttatattttgtttataaaaaaacaatGTCGCTATTCATAAAAAATAAGAGCGGTTTACATCcattatacataaaaacaaagcaataaagactatttaaaaaaactaaaatagGAAATCAGATGTGTGCTTGATGGCCTGCATAAGCTGGACGTAGCAGAAaagtttccagcaggcatttaaaagtggAAACAGAAGGTTCCTGCTGTATCTcttggcagagagttccacagggctgggCTGATGGCAGTAAAGGCTTGGTTGCTTGCCGTCAGAAAGAGCCTCatcagcacctgcactttggaactccctgcctattgaaatgaagcaggcaccttcactgcccTCCTTTTGGCTCCTGCTAAAAACgtccttgtttagacaagcccacccagttgcttagaaagttgagctaattttaatctgtttcgtattttaacttttgtatgttttaaagtatggttgtgatttcccccccccctcaattttattgttttatgtttttactaAACcattttgaggggttttttttacaatcaagcgatgATTACATATTATGAGGTAAATAAATTTGGGGAACAATGAGCGACCCTTGGGCTTCTGCTGAATTGGGTTTGAGAGTCTTAGTGGATCGGGCCTAGCTTCACAGGAGCTGGAACCCTGCTAATTCTATTTTTTTAGTGTTCCTGCAAGATTTACtctggggaaactgaggcagatgctcgctctttctctctctctagggaGTGGCACCACTTCCTAGTGGTCAATATGAAAGGCAATGACATCAGCAGCGGCACTGTCTTGTCGGACTACGTGGGATCTGGACCACCTAAAGGAACAGGTAAGCAACCAGTTATGCTGGCACCATTGCTTCAAGGCAAAGTCTGTTAGGTGTCTTGACTCAGTTTgcactttggggggggagcagaccCGTTGGATTTGGGCAGGCTGGAAACAGCAGAAGAAAAGCTGCAAAGCTAAACAATTCTGCTTCAGTAATTTGCATGGCTGAAAtaagagcacaattcaaagcgttggtactgacctttaaagccctaaacggcctcggccctgtcgCCCCCATCAATCAGCCTGGACACCAAGgtccatctctgagggccttctagtggttccctcactgcaagaagcaaagttacagggaaccaggcagagggccttcagtAGCggtgcctgccttgtggaacgggctcccagaatgcattctgttcgagaaccaaggtacggctgtattttgttacaataaagcaacaaaaattatttgcaaaataataaaataaaatcagaatccTGTGCATATGTTGCttccatggttcccccccccccaaaggttggCCCACCACGCCCCTTGGTTTGATAaattcatccccagtgccccctaccctattaaaaagcattattcagaatagtcgTTTGCATCatccactaaggaagataataaaattcaaaacagtaacaatgagTTGCACATTTCATCGAAATCCAATTCAAGCGATttagttttacagtggtacctcgggttaagaacttaattcgttctggggggcctgaaactgttcttaacctgaggtaccactttagctaatggggcctcccgctgccgccgtgccgccaccacacaaattctattctcatcctgaggtaaagttcttaacccgaggtactatttctgggttaccagactgtgtaacctgaagcgtctgtaacccgaggtaccactgtattctgcaaaATTAATGgccttgatccagtgataccagcttttcaaaattTGATAAACTATTACACCTCCCAGCACCCTCCTGCCTCCCCTTGTCTCTAAGCACCCCCCGCCCCAGGTAATCCCTCAGCCCCCTCAGGGGCGAAACCACCCACTTTGGGATCTACTGTGTTACTGGATGGTTGTGACGGAGGGGATCGCTTCCTCCTAACGCAAGTGCGCAAcctttgttttctctctcacacGCTGCAGGGCTCCATCGCTACGTGTGGCTGGTCTACGAGCAAGCCCAGGAGTTGGAATGCAACGAGCCCATCCTCAGCAACCGGTCCGGGGATAAACGGGGCTGTTTCAAAGTGGAAAATTTCCGCAAGAAGTATAAGCTGGGGGCCCCCGTGGCAGGAACATGCTACCAGGCCGAGTGGGACAACTATGTGCCGTTGCTCTACGATCAGCTGTCTGGGAAATAAAACCCGCCTCTTCCaggccccccaccctccccctgcTCCGATTTCTTCTCCTACAACGGAGATCTTCAGCcctctacaactcccatcatccctgaccattggctaacctggctggggctgataggagttgtattcCAGGAGGGGGGGCACAAAATGGAAGGAGGCTGTCTTTAGAACTCCCATTTTCTGTAGTGTGAAGTAAATTGGATTGAAGACTAATAAGTGAgggccaccccacccaccccccgctccAAGCTGCTCCTGAAACTCAAAACAAGGATAGATGGATTCTGCAAGATGATTGGCCATACTAGGCAGTTTCTTGTGGGGGACAGTCGGAAGTGCAGTAAATGAATTTGTTACAACGGCAAAGGAACTGTGGCAAAACATCTCTCTTTTGTGGTCCTCCgcaaaagtttgtgtgtgtggcattttggCTGTTTTTGGAGCTGTGTGGTGACGgttttttt
This is a stretch of genomic DNA from Lacerta agilis isolate rLacAgi1 chromosome 17, rLacAgi1.pri, whole genome shotgun sequence. It encodes these proteins:
- the LOC117061597 gene encoding phosphatidylethanolamine-binding protein 1-like gives rise to the protein MAVDLADWEVSLELLEVEEKPAVPLSVNYGSVEIDELGKVLTPTQVKNRPTKIDWENCSAEKLYTLVLTDPDAPSRKNPKFREWHHFLVVNMKGNDISSGTVLSDYVGSGPPKGTGLHRYVWLVYEQAQELECNEPILSNRSGDKRGCFKVENFRKKYKLGAPVAGTCYQAEWDNYVPLLYDQLSGK